Proteins co-encoded in one Dreissena polymorpha isolate Duluth1 chromosome 12, UMN_Dpol_1.0, whole genome shotgun sequence genomic window:
- the LOC127852966 gene encoding E3 ubiquitin-protein ligase parkin-like: MTVNVRFPKNIQRVIDIGDAASVEDVKEAISKNSKLDPWLFDLLFCGKVLNSDQQIKSLNLGAGSVLHVIEIKHKTVQPDLSLETKSETSDSKRYNYYVYCKQCKDLQAGKLRVRCHTCRQGAIILSKEPGGWSDVLRPRQLEGFCKDCDGNQPAQFYFKCCNHDGKEDCLPLRHVRPNTQGVKCVICTEISGHCCLL; the protein is encoded by the exons ATGACAGTGAATGTAAGATTTCCCAAGAACATTCAGAGAGTGATTGACATCGGCGATGCTGCCTCAGTCGAGGATGTCAAGGAAGCTATTTCTAAGAACTCAAAACTTGATCCTTGGCTGTTTGATTTGCTCTTCTGTGGAAAGGTGCTGAATTCAGACCAGCAGATCAAG AGCCTGAATTTAGGTGCAGGAAGTGTGTTGCATGTAATTGAGATAAAACACAAAACAGTTCAGCCAGATTTGTCCTTGGAAACAAAGTCAGAAACAAGTG ATTCAAAGAGGTACAACTATTATGTGTACTGTAAACAGTGCAAGGACCTCCAGGCTGGAAAGTTACGAGTCCGTTGCCATACCTGTCGGCAAGGTGCCATCATCCTGTCAAAG GAGCCAGGTGGTTGGTCAGACGTGCTGAGACCCAGACAGTTGGAGGGCTTCTGCAAGGATTGTGATGGGAATCAGCCAGCG CAATTCTATTTCAAATGTTGCAACCACGACGGCAAAGAAGATTGCCTCCCATTGCGACATGTGAGACCAAACACACAGGGCGTGAAGTGTGTGATCTGTACTGAAATAAG cggCCATTGTTGCTTGCTATGA